From Chryseobacterium joostei, the proteins below share one genomic window:
- a CDS encoding 1-aminocyclopropane-1-carboxylate deaminase/D-cysteine desulfhydrase, with translation MLLKFQTEPLPIQEIPIHKNVRLFIKREDLIHPQISGNKYWKLFYNVNHYLEKNPEKPYVITFGGAFSNHIAAVSAVGNLAGIPTLGIIRGEELQHKWRDNPTLLFAKRNGMNLKFVTREEYRHKEKLTEFLQHEFPEALIVPEGGTNEEAVAGVKMMLNEQTKDFDYLCTAVGTGGTIAGISKFCEDNQKVIGCKVVDDASLENKIFELTLKHNFNLIDSSFGGYGKISDENIRFINDFKEKYEIPLEPIYTGKMMQKIFELIDEEYFPENSRILCFHTGGLQGIEGANLLLEKQNRNLII, from the coding sequence ATGCTATTAAAATTCCAGACAGAGCCCCTTCCCATTCAGGAAATTCCAATTCATAAAAATGTAAGACTTTTCATAAAAAGAGAAGACCTGATTCATCCACAAATTTCAGGAAATAAATACTGGAAACTGTTTTACAATGTCAATCATTATCTGGAAAAAAATCCCGAAAAGCCCTATGTTATTACTTTTGGTGGTGCTTTTTCCAATCATATCGCTGCTGTTTCGGCGGTAGGGAATTTGGCAGGCATTCCTACCCTGGGTATCATAAGAGGAGAAGAATTACAGCATAAATGGCGGGATAATCCAACATTGCTTTTTGCTAAAAGAAACGGGATGAACCTGAAATTTGTCACCCGCGAAGAATATCGTCATAAAGAAAAGCTAACTGAATTTCTGCAACATGAGTTTCCCGAAGCACTGATTGTTCCTGAAGGAGGAACCAATGAAGAGGCTGTGGCAGGCGTAAAAATGATGCTCAATGAGCAAACAAAAGATTTTGACTATCTTTGCACCGCAGTTGGAACCGGAGGAACCATTGCAGGAATTTCAAAATTTTGTGAAGATAATCAGAAAGTTATAGGATGTAAGGTTGTTGACGATGCTTCACTGGAAAATAAAATTTTTGAATTAACTTTGAAACATAATTTTAATCTAATAGATTCAAGTTTTGGAGGTTATGGTAAAATAAGTGATGAAAATATTCGTTTTATCAATGATTTCAAAGAAAAATATGAAATTCCTTTAGAACCGATTTATACAGGAAAGATGATGCAGAAGATATTTGAACTGATTGATGAAGAGTATTTTCCTGAAAACAGCAGAATTTTGTGCTTTCATACAGGTGGATTGCAGGGAATTGAGGGAGCAAATCTGCTTTTAGAAAAACAGAATAGAAATTTAATTATATAA
- a CDS encoding DUF5522 domain-containing protein, with translation MAHYDIKEGEDFYYNEQGYKVFTEKFHLKRGHCCKSGCRHCPYGYDKKTDTFIKNDKKNK, from the coding sequence ATGGCCCATTATGACATCAAAGAAGGTGAAGACTTCTACTATAATGAACAGGGATACAAGGTTTTTACAGAAAAATTCCATTTAAAAAGGGGACATTGCTGTAAAAGCGGCTGCAGACACTGTCCTTACGGGTACGATAAAAAGACTGATACATTCATTAAAAATGATAAAAAAAATAAATAA
- a CDS encoding glucosaminidase domain-containing protein yields MKRLFLSISLLVLSKLSAQGWATEDQYIQNFAKYAVEEMEKYKIPASITLAQGLLETGGGQSRLAQQGKNHFGIKCKEDWTGKTMKHTDDAPNECFRVYDDPRQSYEDHSIFLSTRKYYANLFKLDMKDYRAWATGLKKAGYATNPRYASILISKIEKYKLYEYDNTNSKEVLYAVLKMYPDLKDDRTFMAQLEPGKATKKAKEPVTVEVPYKQTSYAQQQKRVERIKTKAEILNSILIKSHPNDGLKYIIIPEDTNVQFIANKFKVSESRLMKWNELENEELKKNDIVFLESKNSAGNTATYKAESGEDMHDIAQKFGIKLHKLYAKNRMDEGQQPSAGQLIYLIDKKPRN; encoded by the coding sequence ATGAAAAGACTTTTCCTATCAATAAGCCTTTTAGTTTTATCAAAACTTTCTGCCCAGGGCTGGGCAACCGAAGATCAATACATCCAGAATTTTGCTAAATATGCAGTAGAGGAGATGGAAAAATATAAAATTCCGGCTTCTATTACTCTTGCTCAGGGACTCCTGGAAACCGGAGGCGGGCAAAGCAGATTAGCACAACAGGGTAAAAATCACTTCGGAATAAAATGTAAAGAAGACTGGACAGGTAAAACAATGAAACATACGGATGATGCTCCCAACGAATGTTTCCGTGTGTATGATGATCCAAGACAGTCTTATGAAGACCATTCCATATTTTTATCCACCAGAAAATATTACGCTAATCTTTTCAAGCTTGATATGAAGGATTACAGAGCGTGGGCTACCGGTTTGAAAAAAGCCGGATATGCAACTAATCCAAGATACGCTTCAATCCTTATCAGTAAAATTGAAAAGTATAAATTATACGAATACGACAACACGAACTCTAAAGAAGTGTTGTATGCTGTGCTTAAAATGTATCCGGATCTGAAAGACGACAGAACATTCATGGCTCAGCTGGAACCAGGAAAGGCAACAAAGAAAGCCAAGGAACCGGTTACCGTAGAAGTTCCGTACAAGCAGACTTCCTATGCACAACAGCAAAAAAGAGTAGAAAGAATCAAGACAAAAGCTGAGATTCTTAATTCTATTCTTATCAAAAGTCACCCTAATGACGGCTTGAAATATATCATCATTCCTGAAGATACCAATGTTCAATTCATTGCCAATAAATTTAAAGTAAGCGAAAGCAGACTAATGAAGTGGAATGAACTGGAGAATGAAGAATTGAAGAAAAACGATATTGTTTTCCTTGAATCTAAAAACTCTGCAGGTAATACAGCTACCTATAAGGCAGAATCAGGCGAGGATATGCATGATATCGCCCAAAAATTCGGAATCAAATTACATAAGCTATATGCCAAAAACAGAATGGATGAAGGACAACAACCATCTGCAGGGCAGCTGATTTATTTGATTGATAAAAAACCAAGAAACTAA
- the hemL gene encoding glutamate-1-semialdehyde 2,1-aminomutase, which produces MKYQRSSALFDEAYKYIPGGVNSPVRAFKSVGGVPVFMKSAKGAYLTDADDNTYIDYINSWGPAILGHTHPEVLEELKIQAEKGFSFGAPTELETEIAKFIIENVPNIDQIRMVSSGTEACMSAIRLARGYTKRDKIVKFEGCYHGHSDSFLIKAGSGAATFGNPNSPGVTAGTAKDTLLARYNDFEQVEDLFRHNQGEIAAVIIEPVAGNMGCVLPENNFLQNLRKICDENGALLIFDEVMTGFRLAFGGAQELFNVKADLVTYGKVIGGGLPVGAFAGRNEIMDHLAPKGGVYQAGTLSGNPLAMRAGLKTLQLIKNDSEFFNRLNKTTETLDFEIGKILNEKGIAHKINRKGSMMSVFFHINRVSNFDEAQEANHSLFNNFFHQMLQNGVYLPPSGYETYFISDAIKDKEIDMTLEAVRKFEYSNL; this is translated from the coding sequence ATGAAGTACCAAAGAAGTTCGGCTTTATTTGATGAAGCCTATAAATACATTCCGGGAGGAGTAAATTCTCCGGTAAGAGCATTCAAATCTGTGGGCGGAGTTCCCGTTTTCATGAAATCAGCAAAGGGAGCTTACCTTACTGATGCAGATGATAATACGTATATTGATTACATCAATTCATGGGGTCCGGCTATTTTAGGGCATACACACCCTGAAGTATTGGAAGAACTGAAAATTCAGGCAGAAAAAGGATTCTCATTCGGTGCTCCTACAGAACTGGAGACAGAAATCGCTAAATTTATCATTGAAAATGTTCCAAATATAGACCAGATCAGAATGGTTTCTTCAGGAACAGAAGCTTGTATGAGTGCCATAAGACTGGCAAGAGGATATACCAAAAGAGATAAGATTGTAAAATTTGAGGGTTGCTATCACGGTCATTCAGATTCATTTCTGATTAAGGCGGGAAGTGGTGCAGCCACTTTTGGAAATCCAAATTCTCCGGGAGTAACAGCGGGTACGGCTAAAGATACATTACTGGCTCGTTACAATGATTTTGAGCAGGTTGAAGATTTATTCCGCCATAATCAGGGAGAAATTGCAGCGGTGATCATTGAACCTGTTGCAGGAAACATGGGATGTGTATTGCCGGAAAATAATTTCCTGCAAAACCTTAGAAAAATTTGTGATGAAAATGGAGCCTTATTGATCTTTGATGAGGTAATGACCGGTTTCAGATTGGCATTTGGAGGAGCGCAGGAGCTTTTCAATGTTAAGGCAGATTTGGTAACCTATGGAAAAGTAATCGGAGGTGGACTTCCAGTGGGAGCCTTTGCAGGAAGAAACGAAATTATGGACCATCTGGCACCGAAAGGAGGTGTATATCAGGCAGGCACATTAAGTGGAAATCCTTTGGCAATGAGAGCCGGGTTAAAAACTCTTCAACTGATTAAAAACGATTCTGAATTTTTCAACAGATTAAATAAAACAACAGAAACTTTAGATTTTGAAATCGGAAAGATTTTAAATGAAAAAGGAATTGCCCATAAAATTAACAGAAAAGGATCAATGATGTCTGTCTTCTTCCATATCAACAGAGTTTCCAACTTTGATGAAGCTCAGGAGGCCAATCATTCATTGTTTAATAACTTCTTCCACCAGATGCTTCAGAATGGAGTGTATCTTCCACCAAGTGGGTATGAAACCTACTTCATCAGTGATGCAATTAAGGATAAAGAAATTGACATGACACTGGAAGCCGTAAGAAAATTTGAATATTCTAATTTATAA
- a CDS encoding endonuclease, which translates to MKKIILFSVFAGLANAQAPSGYYNSANGLSGAALKTELSSIISSGHQDKGYGGLWTAYKTTDIDKDYENDGSILDIYSEKPVGTDPYKYTPGTNQCGTYSTEGNCYNREHIVPQSLFNQASPMVADIHFIRATDGKVNGMRSNYPFGKVGSATFTSQNGSKLGSSISSGYAGTVFEPIDEFKGDVARMIFYFVTRYQSKLSSFSSGNMLGSSTFPGLQTWELNVLLAWHNQDPVSQAEIKRNNASYSYQGNRNPFIDNPSYVNLIWGSQQPTGDTQAPTTATGLNVSGKTANSISLAWNASTDNVGVTGYTIYMDGNVKTTVSSTSATISGLNPSTTYNFYVVAKDAAGNSSSNSSTVSGTTNSGGTTIPTTDCVNENFETIPAASTTYTSKTWSNNGVSWTATDSRTDQTINNRAITIRNGSLTSSSPSNGGIGSLTVTTQMKFSGTNGAFDVKVNGTSVGTIPYSTTVTTTTINDINITGNVTVSLVNNSASNRVAIDDLKWTCYSGAAGRQAKSIAPSYKISPNPVTNQEIFVSGDVQNIKKAEIYTLQGKVLQTIDSPFRNGNSIKTRNLGQGVYILKLDGSTIQFLVK; encoded by the coding sequence ATGAAAAAAATTATCTTATTCTCTGTATTTGCGGGGCTTGCCAACGCACAGGCACCTTCGGGATACTATAACTCTGCCAACGGACTCAGTGGCGCTGCCTTGAAAACGGAATTAAGCAGCATCATTAGTAGTGGGCATCAGGACAAAGGCTACGGTGGACTGTGGACTGCTTATAAAACTACAGATATTGATAAGGACTATGAAAATGACGGTTCTATTCTTGATATCTATTCAGAAAAGCCTGTAGGAACTGATCCATACAAATATACTCCTGGTACTAACCAGTGCGGAACTTATTCTACGGAGGGAAACTGCTATAACAGGGAACATATTGTTCCTCAAAGCTTGTTTAATCAGGCTTCACCAATGGTAGCAGATATCCACTTTATCAGGGCTACAGATGGAAAGGTAAACGGAATGAGAAGTAACTATCCATTCGGAAAGGTGGGAAGTGCTACTTTTACGTCTCAAAACGGATCAAAGCTTGGAAGTTCTATTTCTTCAGGATATGCGGGAACGGTTTTTGAACCGATTGATGAATTTAAGGGTGATGTAGCGCGTATGATCTTTTATTTTGTAACGCGTTACCAGAGTAAACTTTCTTCTTTTTCTTCAGGAAATATGCTGGGAAGTTCTACATTCCCGGGACTTCAAACCTGGGAGCTGAATGTTCTTCTTGCATGGCACAATCAGGATCCGGTTTCACAGGCGGAGATTAAAAGAAATAATGCTTCTTACAGCTATCAGGGGAACAGAAACCCTTTTATCGATAATCCAAGCTATGTTAATCTTATCTGGGGTTCTCAACAACCAACAGGTGATACTCAGGCTCCAACAACGGCTACAGGTTTAAATGTTTCCGGAAAAACGGCCAACAGCATTTCTCTTGCATGGAATGCTTCTACGGATAATGTGGGGGTAACGGGTTATACTATTTATATGGATGGAAATGTGAAAACAACGGTAAGCTCTACTTCTGCTACAATTTCAGGATTGAATCCTTCCACTACATATAATTTCTATGTGGTAGCCAAGGATGCTGCAGGAAATTCTTCTTCTAACAGTTCTACAGTTTCCGGAACAACGAATTCAGGAGGTACTACCATTCCAACTACGGATTGTGTAAATGAAAATTTTGAAACAATTCCGGCAGCCAGCACTACTTACACCTCTAAAACATGGAGCAATAATGGGGTTTCCTGGACAGCTACAGATTCCAGAACCGACCAAACGATCAACAATAGAGCTATTACGATTAGAAACGGTTCTTTAACGTCCAGCAGTCCATCTAATGGAGGTATTGGTTCTTTAACGGTAACTACACAAATGAAGTTCTCGGGAACCAATGGAGCTTTTGATGTGAAAGTAAACGGTACAAGTGTAGGAACTATTCCTTACAGTACAACGGTTACTACAACTACTATTAACGATATTAATATTACAGGAAACGTAACGGTGAGCTTGGTTAATAATTCTGCAAGTAACAGAGTGGCTATTGATGATCTTAAATGGACGTGTTATTCTGGTGCTGCGGGAAGACAGGCGAAAAGTATTGCTCCAAGTTATAAGATCTCTCCTAACCCGGTTACCAATCAGGAAATTTTTGTAAGCGGTGATGTTCAGAATATCAAAAAAGCTGAAATCTATACGTTACAGGGAAAAGTTCTTCAGACTATTGACAGCCCTTTTAGAAATGGAAATTCAATCAAGACCAGAAATCTTGGTCAGGGTGTATACATTTTGAAGCTGGATGGTTCTACGATACAGTTTTTGGTAAAATAA
- a CDS encoding DUF4136 domain-containing protein: protein MKKYIFILLASATLGLTSCSPFQVRSDYAETANFNSFKTYKIRIDDLKLNDIDKDRVLNELSRQLQSKGLQSGENPDLIVNVKANHKKVTDINSSSPYGMWGWGGPFGWGVGMNRTWTTNYNEGALIIDLIDSKTNKLVWQGIGSGISVDSPKSKQRQIPEILAEIMKNYPPQRK, encoded by the coding sequence ATGAAAAAATATATTTTTATTTTGTTGGCATCCGCTACATTGGGTTTAACTTCATGTAGTCCTTTTCAGGTACGTTCGGATTATGCTGAAACAGCTAATTTCAATTCTTTTAAAACGTATAAGATAAGAATTGATGATTTAAAATTGAATGATATTGATAAAGACAGGGTTTTGAATGAACTTTCAAGACAACTTCAAAGCAAAGGGCTTCAGTCCGGAGAAAATCCAGATCTGATTGTCAATGTAAAAGCTAACCATAAGAAAGTTACGGATATTAATAGCTCTTCTCCTTACGGAATGTGGGGATGGGGCGGACCATTTGGATGGGGTGTTGGAATGAACAGAACATGGACAACGAATTATAATGAAGGAGCGCTGATTATTGACCTCATCGATTCAAAGACGAATAAATTGGTTTGGCAGGGTATCGGAAGCGGAATTTCTGTAGATTCTCCAAAATCTAAGCAAAGACAAATTCCTGAAATTCTGGCTGAGATCATGAAAAACTATCCACCACAGAGAAAATAA